AGCGTGACGTGCCGGATTACCTGGAAGCCGACCACAACAAGATGACCGCGACCTTCGTTCGCACACCCGCCCTGGGCGACGTGCCCTATGCGGTGCATATGGAACCGAACCTCGTGGTCGAATTCTACGCGAAGAACTGATCCTCGCCAAAGGGCGCAGATTTGCTGGCCGCATCCTTTCGGGTGCGGCCTTTTTCTTTGTGCCGCGCGCTCATACCGGTGATTCGCGTTCCGCGATGGCTGAGGCTCTGCCCCGTCGCCGGCCGGTTCTCGAACCAGTGGCGCCCCAACCGGCGACCCCGGGATATTTTCATGAAGAAGAAGGGGCGGGAGACTGATCCGGCCCTTTCAATGGGCGGATACGGCGCATAAACCGGGCTTGGAAAAGGAAAGCGGTCACATGACAGAGATCATCCCGAAACCCGGCATCATGGATATCGCGCTTTATGTCAGCGGCGAAAGCAGGCTGGCAGGGCATGACGACGTGCTGAAACTGTCGTCGAACGAGAATCCGCTTGGAAGCAGCGAAGCCGCGAAGGCCGCCTTTGCGGCGGCGGCGGACGCGCTGAACCGATATCCCTCGACCGATCATGCCGATCTGCGCCGGGCCATCGGAGAGGTGCATGGGCTGGATCCGGCGCGGATCATCTGCGGGGTCGGCTCGGACGAGGTGCTGCAATTCGTCACCCATGCCTATGCCGGGCAGGGCGACGAGGTCATCACCACCGAACATGGTTTTTCGATGTATCCCATTCTCGCCCGGATGGTGGGGGCGGTGCCGGTCACGGTGTCCGAGGCCGAAAGGCGCATCGATGTGGATGCGATCCTCGCGGCCGTGACCGGGCGAACGCGAATCGTCTTTATCGCCAATCCCGCCAATCCGACCGGCACGATGCTGGATGAGGAGGAGCTGCAGCGGCTGGTTGATGGACTGCCCCGGCATGTCATCCTGGTGCAAGATGGTGCCTATGTGGAATTCGCGGGCGGTTTCGATGGCGGCGTGTCGCTGGTCGATCGGCATCCGAACGTGATCATGACGCGGACATTCTCGAAGATCCACGGATTGGGCGGATTGCGGATCGGTTGGGGTTACGCGCAGCGTCAGGTCATCGATGTGCTGAACCGGATCCGGCAGCCATTCAACCTGTCATCGGCACAGCTTGCCGCAGCCGAGGCGGCCATTCGCGATACGGGTTTCACTGCTCATTGTGCGGCCGAGAACGCCCGCTGGCGCGACTGGATGCGCAATGCGCTCGTGCAGATGGGGATCGGTTGCGACGAGAGTTTCGCGAATTTCCTGCTGGCACGTTTCGCCGGCTCCGAGGAGGCCGAGGCCGCCGATGCCGCCCTGCGCGAGGATGGCATTCTCGTGCGGCGCGTGGGTGGCTATGGCTTGCCTGACGCTCTGCGAATCACCGTGGGCGACGAGACCGGCTGCCGCCGGGTGATCGATTGCCTCAGCCGCTTCATGCACGGGAAAAGGGGGGCGGAATGACTGTTATCTATAACCGTGTCGCGCTGATCGGGCTGGGGCTGATCGCTGGATCGATGGCCCACGCCATGCGCGAATCCGGCCTTGCCGGAGAGATCACCGGCTATGCCCGCAGCGAGGCCACCCGCGATACCGCACGCGAGATTGGGCTATGCGATTGCATCTGCGACAGCGCCACCGAGGCTGTTACGGGGGCGGATCTCGTTGTCCTGGCCGTACCGGTGGGAGCGATGGGTGATGTCGCCGCCGAAATCGCGCCGCATCTGGCTCCGGGGGCTACGGTCACCGATGTCGGCTCGGTCAAGCAGGCGGTGATCGACGCGGTCGGTCCGCATATTCCCGAGGGCGTGCATTTCATTCCCGGCCACCCGCTTGCCGGGACCGAGCATTCCGGCCCGCGCTCGGGCTTTGCCACCTTGTTCCGCAATCGCTGGTGGTTGCTGACCCCGCTACCCGGAAGCGATGTACAGGCCACTGACCGGCTCTCTCGCCTGGTTGCGGCGATGGGAGCCAAGACTGACAGGATGGAGCCTGGCCATCACGACCTCGTGCTGGCCGTCACCAGCCATGCGCCGCATCTGATCGCCTATACCATGGTCGGCGTGGCAGATCACCTGAGCCGGGTGACGGATGAGGAGGTGATCCAGTATTCTGCCGCCGGGTTCCGTGATTTCACCCGGATCGCAGCCAGCGACCCGACCATGTGGCGCGACGTGTTCCTGCACAACAAGGAGGCCACGCTGGACATCCTTGGCCGCTTTACCGAAGAGCTCTTCGTGCTGCAGAGGGCGATCCGCATGGGCGATGGCGATCAGCTTTTTGACTATTTTTCCCGCACCCGTGCCATTCGGCGTGGCATCATCGAGGCAGGGCAGGACACCGAGGCGCCGGATTTCGGGCGCATACCCGGAGCGAAACCATAGAGCCGCGCCCGGGGGCTTTCAATCATGCCGGTCCTCACCTAGTTTCCTGACGGATGAGAGGCATGTCAGGCATGGACAAGGTTTTCTGGGTCTTCGGCTATGGCTCCCTGATGTGGGATCCCGGCTTTACCCCTGTCGAGACGGTCAAGGCGCGGTTGAGTGATTACTCCCGCAGTTTCTGCCTGCGCTCGATCACCTATCGCGGCACCGAGGAGGTCCCGGGCCTCGTGCTTGGCCTCGACAAGGAACCCGGGGCCGAATGCAGCGGAATGGCGCTGCGTATCGCCGAAGACGAACATGATCAGGTGATGGAATATCTGCGCGGGCGGGAAATGGTCACCGGCGCTTATCGCGAAGCCGTGCTGCCTCTTGCTCTGGCGGATGGGCGCGAGGTTCAGGCCATTGCCTATGTGATGCGCCGTGATCACTGGCAATATGCGGGCCATCTTTGCACGCAGGAGCAAGCAGGCATCATTGCGAAGGCGCATGGCGGGCGCGGACCGAACGCGGAATATTTGTTCAATACCGTGCGCCACCTGGCAGAGATCGGAATGAACGACAGCATGCTGGAGCAGCTTTCCGAGGAAGTGCATCGCCTGATGAAGAATCAGGCTTAAGCATTGTTTTCGATCGGGATCGCTTGGCAAGTCACCTGCAGGGCCCTACACTTCGCGCAAATGACCGCATCCTGATTGGGAAGGCGAGCCCTTGAGCGATCCGACTACTGGCCAGCCGCCGGATGAGCCTAAGCAAAAATTGACGGCGCCTCCGCGGCGTATCACGGCCACGCGTGGCGGGCAGCAGACCGCCGAACAACCGCATTTCTCGCAGCCGGTCAGGCAGATCCTGCTGATGTTGACGGTGCTGATCCTGGTACTGTTGGGCGGCTGGTTCGCCTATGGGCGCATCCTGCCGATCTTCATGGCCAATCGCTGGCTGAACGGTCTGATCTTCGCGGTCTTCGCGCTTGGGGTCCTGGCCTGTTTCTGGCAGGTCGCGCAGTTGATCAGGTCGGTCCACTGGATCGAGCGTTTTGCCGCCCGCCGTCGCAATGCCGTGGAAAAGGGACTTGCGGCACGGACTGCGGATGATGGCGATCAGCCGCCTCGATTGCTGACACCGCTGGCGGCTCTTCTGGGCGCGCGCGGGCCCGTAGGGGGCGTGATCTCGACAAGTTCCGCCCGGTCAATCCTCGAATCTGTCGCGACCAGGATCGAAGAGATCCGCGACATTACCAAATACATCGCCAACCTGCTGATATTCCTTGGCCTGCTTGGAACCTTCT
This region of Paracoccus saliphilus genomic DNA includes:
- the hisC gene encoding histidinol-phosphate transaminase yields the protein MTEIIPKPGIMDIALYVSGESRLAGHDDVLKLSSNENPLGSSEAAKAAFAAAADALNRYPSTDHADLRRAIGEVHGLDPARIICGVGSDEVLQFVTHAYAGQGDEVITTEHGFSMYPILARMVGAVPVTVSEAERRIDVDAILAAVTGRTRIVFIANPANPTGTMLDEEELQRLVDGLPRHVILVQDGAYVEFAGGFDGGVSLVDRHPNVIMTRTFSKIHGLGGLRIGWGYAQRQVIDVLNRIRQPFNLSSAQLAAAEAAIRDTGFTAHCAAENARWRDWMRNALVQMGIGCDESFANFLLARFAGSEEAEAADAALREDGILVRRVGGYGLPDALRITVGDETGCRRVIDCLSRFMHGKRGAE
- a CDS encoding prephenate/arogenate dehydrogenase family protein — translated: MTVIYNRVALIGLGLIAGSMAHAMRESGLAGEITGYARSEATRDTAREIGLCDCICDSATEAVTGADLVVLAVPVGAMGDVAAEIAPHLAPGATVTDVGSVKQAVIDAVGPHIPEGVHFIPGHPLAGTEHSGPRSGFATLFRNRWWLLTPLPGSDVQATDRLSRLVAAMGAKTDRMEPGHHDLVLAVTSHAPHLIAYTMVGVADHLSRVTDEEVIQYSAAGFRDFTRIAASDPTMWRDVFLHNKEATLDILGRFTEELFVLQRAIRMGDGDQLFDYFSRTRAIRRGIIEAGQDTEAPDFGRIPGAKP
- a CDS encoding gamma-glutamylcyclotransferase, translating into MSGMDKVFWVFGYGSLMWDPGFTPVETVKARLSDYSRSFCLRSITYRGTEEVPGLVLGLDKEPGAECSGMALRIAEDEHDQVMEYLRGREMVTGAYREAVLPLALADGREVQAIAYVMRRDHWQYAGHLCTQEQAGIIAKAHGGRGPNAEYLFNTVRHLAEIGMNDSMLEQLSEEVHRLMKNQA